AAACATACTACTAATCAAAATGATCCTTCCCAAACACAAATTAGTTTTGCAAATTCAAGTATtggaactttttgtttttttccaatgaaaaatgcaagaaaaatggattgcaaaaatttattgttcaaaaatGAACAACCTTTTTATCTTGTTGAAAAATCtcgcatttataaaaaaatgcaagttaAGGGTTTTAATCCgaattttaaatccgtttcaagGACTACTATGAGAAagtattgtcttattatttatgaagaatataaagaaaaattaatttccaaaatgtctaaaggtttatttaaaatttctcttacttccgatatttggtcttctcaaaataattccgattatctttgtgttaccgctcattatattgataataattggacTTTGCAAAAAcgtattttgagttttattgagTTAGAATACCAACATACCGCATGTAATATTGCCGGTTACATCATGCGTACTATTAATGAGtacaaaattgagaaatttgtattttcaatcACTCTTGACAATGCTTCGGCAAATAATTGTGCCGTTGATATGTTACAATTGCATTTAGAGCCTATGTTTTccggaaatttttttcatgttcgtTGTATAtgccatatattaaatttatgtgttagagatggtttaaaaattattgatcctCATATTCGTAAAGTTAGAGGAGCTATCTTATATGCAACAAAAGCTTCTTCACGAAGGCATgaattcaaaagattttgtaggcaaatggggaaaaaatataaaaaatttatttccgaTGTTCCtcataggtggaattcaacGTATAATATGTTGAATTGTGCTTATGATTACAAAGATATTCTTACAATGTATTGCCGTGAGTTTTTTCCCGACCTTggaattactaattatgattgggaagttTGCTATATGATAAAGgagtttttggaaatttttaattccgcaactaattttttttccggTATTTATTATCCTACTACTTTTATGActatttctcatttatattacattagtgaaatttttgcaaaatatagatGTGATCCTAATTTTTGCTCCCATTGTTGCTCCtatggaattaaaatttaaaaaaatatttttgcaaaaatcaaCCCTCTTCCCTGCTTTTATCTATGTTTCTTGATCCCGCTTTTAAAAATTGATGGTACTttttttgtatgcttgattcttatgatgaaaacatgggacttgatcattcaattttcaaagatgAATATCGCTCTTTGCTTCATGATATGTATAATGAACATAACCATACATATGGAAATCGACGAGCTTCTACTTTTTGCCGGAGatttttgaaaattcttcttcactttccaaAACTAAATCTCCGGCCGATCTTATAAATATGATTAGAAGAAAATCTAcaagtgcttcttcttcttctagcactagttctttgcatgaattaaatctttttttaaataataattttaatgattttcttactaccgaagaaattaataacttttaatatttttctcgtggtggaaacaacaagaacataacTATCCCGTGCTAGCCGCCATAGCACGTGATCTACTAACTCCACCGATGTCATGCAGTGGCGTCGAGTCTTGTTTTAGTGCAGGAAAAAGGGCACTCGATGATAAGAGGAGCCGCATGAACCAAGAAACAGTGCAAATGTGCATATGTCTAAAGGATTGGTTAGAAGCAGAAGATAGGttacaagaacaacaaatacatgaaGAAGGTAGTGATACCGGAGAGGGCCTTACACCATCCGAGCGTTCAACTTCAACCCgtgttgatgaagaaatagattaatcaaatgaagtttgaagtttgtaattttctaaattgttttcgaagtttgtcattttctaaattgttttgaagtttgtaattttctaagttgttttcatagtttttaaataaatgacaatttttttcctatatctatttgtaatttatttttaatttatctctattttttcaatgtaattttattttctaatattatgttaaattttaaaaaattgtcttttttgtattcatgtaaatttaaattttttgcatatttttaattattttttctatagtctttatgtgttgtacattttttacaatcaagaaacttatattttatgatatttagatttttcttaaaaatttccttaatttttagtatttttaaagtattttatataatttttacaaattttacaatatttttaaagaatttataatttaaaataaaaaaggtggGCCGCCCGGCCCGACCCAGCCCAGTTGGCTTGGGCCGTGCCACGGGCTGGGCTGACCCCCCTGTACGGTGGGCCGGGCCGGCCCGAGCACGTACAGTGCCCGGGCCGCACCGTGCCCGGGCCGGCCCATCTTGCAACTCTAATGATACCTCTCCATTGTAGAGGATAACTATAATAATCATTTAATATACGACTATATTCTCTAAATGGAGAAGAACCAGGCATATTGCACTAGCTAgttcaagtaaaaataaaaaataaaaaaaaataaaaaataatatctacAATCAATTGGCAAGAGCCAGTATaaactttcttattttatggCATACCTCTGTCTTCTTCCAATTTGATCACAAACTTGGCCATTAATCTCTAAGATGTAGTTGTCAACTTAAAAGtgatatgaaatttatttcatattttaatgatgcaaataaaaatttttaagaggACAAATACAAGTCCCGTTGCATGATGAGTACATAATGCAAGAGTGTGATTTATGCATTATGATGTATCACAAAACTcttcaaaaaataagaaaatgtgaataGCAGCTAAAAGCTAAAGCattactcaaaatataatttaatcctTAAACATGAAGGCAATGATTGGAGAGACATATTTGACACCTTAATAgagctatttttgtttattaaattttaccACTCTAAAAGCTGATATGCTTGTAGAAACAAAAACAGCCCTATTGATTCTTCATACTTCAAGCAAGAGAGGCATTTGATAACTCCAGAGGAGGAATTAAGATAATACACTTGAGTCCACATGAAAATGTCAacgagaaaaaagaaaataaaaggatgCCATGCCCAACTTCATTGAAATTGTGAAAAATGAATCCAAAATGAGCACAAAACTCCTCAGAGCACTAtgtagaataataatataagatgCAGTTAGTTTGAACAAAACCTGTTTTGATGTATGTATACACAGTGGCAGATTCCGGTAACAAATAAAACCCTAGTTCAAATGCGAAAAAACATCAGACCAAATATGATCAAAGAACAGCAAGTGTCTCATTTTGGCCAAAGAAAACTCCCTACACTCAGGTATATTTTGGTCAATTGCACAATTTTAGTGAATTGGTGTTGCacatagaaataaatattcatttttcacCTGACTATGTCAACCTGACAACATCAAACAAGATAATAGAATCAAATTGGTATGATAAGGCTTTTCACAATAATCAGTAGCCTATGACATTCCAATTCATGCTAAACCAACAGCCAAAACAAATAGAATATGAGAAAAGAACAGGATATGAAAAACTGGCCTGGAAGTGAAGCAAAGGAGTTAGCCTTTCATCTCCAGAGTGAGATTCAAACTCACTCCCTCCTCATTGCCTTATAAGTCTCCAATACTTCAGGGCATTCATTTTGAAAACTTAGCAAATATCTCTTACTGAACTTCTCATCACTGATGAAAAAGAACCGAGGGACAATTGGTTTCTCTCCCCACAAATTCTTGGACACTAGAATTTCATACACAGAGACCCGTGGAGCAACCCTTTTCTCAAGGCTTAAGGTGAGAAGCACAGGGGAGGAAAACACAAACTCAGGAGCCCATTTTAGCTTCTCCATGAAGAAGCCAAAGCTCTTCCTGATGTTATCCTCAGAGAGATTCACAATCATGGGCTTCTGATTCACGCGAGAGACAATCTTGTCTTCTGGCAACCCAAAGCTCTTATAgacctccaacttcctcttcaAAGTAGCCACACTAATGGCAGAGACTGAATGGAAGGCGCGAATGAACATAGCGTTACCAGGGCAGTGGCCCATCCGCAAGACCCTCTCAAGTGATTCTCCAAACCGCCCTGAGCTCTGCATGAGCACCATAGGGTAGATTTTTGCAAGTTTGGCAATATTGGCAGCGGGGACACCTATGCGATGCAGGGTATCAATGTTGGGCGCCATTTTCTTCTCAAGATTAACATGGAAAAGCCAAGTTGAGCGCTTTACGGCGGCGACCACATCCTCATCGGTGTGGAGGATGGTCTTTAGGAAATCAAAGGAAGGGATTATTCGTTTCTTCAAGCTTGCCCGCAAGAGATCGATGTCGGCGGAGATGAGCTTGGTGATAGTGGAGGGGGAGAATCCGGAGCGGAGATAGAAGTCCATCTTTGGTTGCAATGTCCGGGCAGGATCGGAGAGGAGGAAGCGCGGGTACATGGAGATGAGCTTGGTGATCTGGGATGGGGTGAAGCCATGGGATCGGAAGAAGGCAAGGACGGAGTCAGGTTTGCTCTTGGTGCTGACCTTACTCCAATCAGAGGTGAAGCTGAGCTTGGAGGAGGCAGCAATGGCGGCGGCCGGCGAGAGGCCCCAGACGTCGGTGAGGTAGGAGGTGAGAGATGGGGCTTGGAGAGTAGAGAAAAAGGCGATTGTTGGGATCCTGGGAACCCGAATGGAGATTCGGAGAAGCATCAGTGAAGAAGTAAAACCCTAGCGTTTGATCGAAAGGAAGGAGTGAAGCTTGAGAGATGAAGAAGGCTTTTACTGCTTTATTATACTTAATTTTGAGCATAATGATGAAAATTATCTTCGCCTTCTCTGGTCAAGGCTATctatttgttttggattttttatataaatttatatattttattttatttagttatagATGTATACATTGTGTTGTGAAATACGTGTGATTTGATTGCCATTTCCATATAGTATTTCTTGAAATAATTGCTAATCTCGTTTTATGTGAataattgtcttttttttatttattgattcaaaattttgaattctacACTgtaatctaatttttatttatatttcctctcgaaactaaaaaaaagtaattatttaaaaaatttatttttatgacaaaaactTACGAGAAATGTAGTTAGTCAAGGCTCATGGGTTGGGAATTGATCATTGTTTATTGGTGATGTCATATATTCCGAACTTAAAAATGAGAATCCATTATCATAGCTGCATCTAGTGAGACCAATGTTGTCAAACCCGGATGGCGTGCCGTTCGATCGGAAAAAGCAGGAACCGGCCATGTAGTGGCCGTGAGTATCTATCGATCGGGTATTAAAAAGCCCAGTGTTAGCCGGTGGCCGTAGGGTCGATCGGGTCatgatgtttaatttttctgatatttaataatttattattattttctcattaaaaatcacaaaatcgtgtatatttattaatattaatttataatttataatcaataaatagaattacaatatatatataccaacaaaaattaacatttaaaaataaaatatattaatgtattatgtaaatactttctaaaaatttaatttattgagaaaataaaacaataaatgagtgtaattttattataaaaatataaaattaaagtattctaattaaataaaaaatataagaaaatttaaaacaaaataaaaactcaattgagatataaaaattagtgaattaaatttcttatttattttaacaaaatcaaccaataaacaaataaataaataaataacaccgagagaaatttgataattatatattaatatattaaatttgtaaatatttaaaaaaatgtaaaaataaatgacaaaattagaaaactctactgtatataaggtcatttatcaatttaaatatcaaatttgagtaggtttttataatataattatggatttaatattatatttgcttattattaattattataatattttttttatatttaattattgaccccggttgaaccccggttcgacccggt
The DNA window shown above is from Dioscorea cayenensis subsp. rotundata cultivar TDr96_F1 chromosome 12, TDr96_F1_v2_PseudoChromosome.rev07_lg8_w22 25.fasta, whole genome shotgun sequence and carries:
- the LOC120272973 gene encoding uncharacterized protein LOC120272973, whose translation is MLLRISIRVPRIPTIAFFSTLQAPSLTSYLTDVWGLSPAAAIAASSKLSFTSDWSKVSTKSKPDSVLAFFRSHGFTPSQITKLISMYPRFLLSDPARTLQPKMDFYLRSGFSPSTITKLISADIDLLRASLKKRIIPSFDFLKTILHTDEDVVAAVKRSTWLFHVNLEKKMAPNIDTLHRIGVPAANIAKLAKIYPMVLMQSSGRFGESLERVLRMGHCPGNAMFIRAFHSVSAISVATLKRKLEVYKSFGLPEDKIVSRVNQKPMIVNLSEDNIRKSFGFFMEKLKWAPEFVFSSPVLLTLSLEKRVAPRVSVYEILVSKNLWGEKPIVPRFFFISDEKFSKRYLLSFQNECPEVLETYKAMRRE